From Desulfurispira natronophila, a single genomic window includes:
- a CDS encoding flagellar biosynthetic protein FliO, with amino-acid sequence MKHRRLPRFATFALMMAVICLTGLGSVEAKITAISYERSNGRSVINISTDTPLPSYQVQQSSDGMELRVEVPQLPSDDLSSLYTTDDPFFSQIALNAQGEKTLILVTLLYPLDELFFRASSKADEEHGIRMSFGDEALGVSDYVPAQPTVAGVEDIDIFEGAYTMIVALLVVLSLFAIIIWFIRRLSPGQRLAATAEIRTISRSPIGNKKNIVVVEAFDEVIMLGEWDEGLCYIKTIDNEKTLAKIQLHDKKVHANFSSYLGRAVASRTNIEGLTHSIKNRMNHLRDTRNDDGK; translated from the coding sequence ATGAAGCACCGCCGGTTGCCACGTTTTGCAACCTTCGCTTTGATGATGGCGGTGATTTGTCTGACTGGATTGGGCTCCGTTGAGGCCAAAATTACTGCCATTAGCTATGAGCGCAGCAACGGACGCTCGGTTATCAATATTTCTACTGATACCCCCCTACCTTCATATCAGGTTCAACAAAGCAGTGATGGTATGGAACTTCGTGTAGAGGTTCCACAGCTACCATCTGACGACCTATCCAGCCTTTATACTACAGATGACCCTTTTTTTAGCCAGATAGCTCTCAATGCCCAGGGTGAGAAAACACTGATCCTGGTGACACTGCTTTATCCGCTGGACGAGCTTTTTTTTCGAGCCAGTTCCAAAGCTGATGAGGAGCATGGAATTCGCATGAGTTTTGGTGATGAAGCCCTGGGAGTCAGCGACTACGTTCCAGCACAACCGACAGTTGCTGGTGTTGAGGATATAGACATCTTTGAGGGAGCCTACACCATGATTGTAGCCCTCTTGGTGGTTCTGTCACTTTTTGCCATTATCATCTGGTTCATTCGTCGCTTATCCCCTGGGCAGAGGCTGGCAGCAACGGCCGAGATTCGTACAATCTCCCGTAGTCCTATAGGCAACAAGAAAAATATTGTTGTAGTGGAAGCCTTTGACGAGGTTATAATGCTTGGGGAGTGGGATGAAGGGTTGTGTTACATAAAAACTATCGATAACGAAAAGACTCTGGCGAAAATTCAACTGCATGACAAAAAGGTTCACGCTAACTTTTCCAGTTATCTTGGTCGAGCAGTAGCCTCCCGTACCAATATAGAGGGACTAACCCACAGCATAAAAAATAGAATGAATCACTTGCGGGATACCAGAAATGATGATGGAAAATAA
- a CDS encoding motility protein A, translated as MDIATLVGVILAFSLVTIAMALAGNILWFIEVKSILIVFGGTMGVVLMNFSLQQVTSVMGVVKKSFFHKGEDPSEMIRRLVDFATRARRDGILALETAAEEVEDEFLREGIKLAVDGTDPELVSSIMETKLEYIIQRHQSGMGILVSIGTFAPSMGMIGTLIGLVAMLQVMDDPSSIGPAMAIALLTTMYGSMIANMFALPVAGKLAERSQEEVLSKELVIMGIMSIQAGDNPRIVEQKLNAFLAPANRSSQFE; from the coding sequence ATGGATATTGCAACGCTCGTCGGGGTTATACTCGCATTCAGTCTGGTTACTATCGCCATGGCACTGGCTGGTAATATCCTCTGGTTTATTGAAGTTAAATCCATCCTTATTGTGTTTGGCGGCACAATGGGTGTTGTGCTTATGAACTTTTCCTTGCAGCAAGTTACCAGTGTTATGGGAGTGGTGAAAAAGTCTTTTTTTCACAAAGGAGAAGATCCCAGTGAAATGATTCGACGCTTGGTGGACTTTGCCACCCGCGCCCGTCGCGATGGTATACTGGCTCTTGAAACCGCTGCTGAGGAAGTTGAAGACGAGTTCCTGCGCGAGGGCATCAAGCTGGCAGTAGATGGCACAGATCCAGAGTTGGTAAGTTCTATCATGGAAACCAAGCTTGAGTACATTATTCAGCGGCATCAGTCTGGTATGGGGATACTTGTTTCCATAGGTACCTTCGCTCCGTCCATGGGGATGATAGGGACACTGATTGGTCTTGTGGCCATGCTGCAGGTTATGGATGATCCATCCAGTATCGGTCCTGCTATGGCGATAGCCCTGCTAACCACTATGTATGGCTCCATGATTGCCAACATGTTTGCATTACCAGTGGCAGGTAAGTTGGCAGAGCGCTCCCAGGAGGAAGTCCTCAGCAAGGAGTTGGTAATCATGGGAATAATGTCTATTCAGGCTGGTGACAATCCCCGCATTGTGGAGCAAAAACTTAATGCATTTCTTGCACCCGCAAACCGTAGCAGTCAGTTTGAATAG
- a CDS encoding aminotransferase class IV: protein MPLKTHVPARLKFIKADEIEYPWKFADRQKLDALATQVSDASGIVLVQRGLITDTTTANIAIYSDKQWLTPRIPLLPGTTRARFIHEGWLQEADITPDMFMAASRLALMNALIGFRELNLSKKIITHN, encoded by the coding sequence ATGCCACTTAAGACTCACGTACCGGCAAGACTTAAGTTTATCAAAGCTGATGAAATTGAGTATCCATGGAAGTTTGCTGATAGGCAAAAGCTTGATGCTCTGGCAACACAGGTAAGTGACGCCAGTGGTATAGTACTGGTTCAGCGTGGTCTGATAACAGATACGACAACCGCTAACATTGCCATTTACAGTGACAAACAGTGGCTAACACCCCGCATACCACTTCTACCAGGAACAACCAGAGCACGTTTTATCCATGAAGGCTGGTTGCAAGAAGCTGATATAACACCTGATATGTTCATGGCAGCATCGCGCCTGGCATTGATGAACGCATTAATAGGGTTTCGTGAGCTGAACTTATCTAAAAAGATCATAACTCACAACTAA
- the fliQ gene encoding flagellar biosynthesis protein FliQ: MSPEFVTDLLVNALVLALYVAAPMLVLGLVVGVTISIIQAATSVQEMTLTFIPKIVIVVLGLMYFLPWQIAKLTSFTINLFNNMPSVIG, from the coding sequence ATGTCCCCTGAGTTTGTCACTGATCTCCTGGTAAATGCCTTGGTCCTGGCTCTTTATGTAGCAGCTCCTATGCTGGTGCTTGGCCTTGTTGTAGGGGTGACTATATCTATCATCCAGGCTGCTACCTCTGTTCAGGAAATGACTCTGACATTTATCCCCAAGATTGTTATCGTAGTATTAGGCTTAATGTACTTTCTCCCCTGGCAGATCGCCAAGCTTACTTCCTTTACCATCAACCTGTTTAATAATATGCCCTCGGTCATCGGTTGA
- the fliR gene encoding flagellar biosynthetic protein FliR, giving the protein MPFDPNLLSLQEVNALILSFIRNLSIIVSMPILSGEQIKMQIKIGLAILITVLLFPVLNVQSVPIPPNVFELVIVIFKEIFIGLAIGFAGQIIMATIQFAGHLMGFQMGLTMANVLDPVSNVQVPIIGQLLSVFVVLLFLLGNGHHMVLMGLYDSYSLIPLGKMSLENLEGLAEFTIYIAHAIFIVGFKISGPIFVVTLIAKAINGILGKMVPQINLLTVGLPVQIFVGILTLALVAPALMNLLEGIFNTFHQNVYIILRIFSP; this is encoded by the coding sequence GTGCCTTTTGATCCTAACCTGCTCAGCTTGCAGGAAGTTAATGCCCTGATCCTCTCTTTTATTCGAAATCTGTCCATCATTGTCAGTATGCCAATACTTAGTGGTGAGCAGATTAAAATGCAAATCAAGATAGGTCTGGCTATACTAATCACCGTTTTACTTTTTCCTGTACTTAACGTTCAGTCAGTGCCCATACCCCCCAATGTGTTCGAGCTGGTTATTGTAATATTTAAGGAGATATTCATTGGCCTGGCTATTGGGTTTGCTGGTCAGATCATTATGGCTACAATTCAGTTTGCAGGTCACCTCATGGGCTTTCAGATGGGGCTCACCATGGCAAATGTTCTGGATCCAGTAAGTAATGTACAGGTGCCTATTATCGGTCAATTGCTCAGTGTTTTTGTCGTATTACTTTTTTTGCTGGGTAATGGCCATCATATGGTACTGATGGGGTTGTATGACAGCTATTCACTGATACCACTAGGGAAGATGTCGCTGGAAAATCTTGAGGGGCTTGCGGAGTTTACTATCTATATTGCCCACGCTATTTTTATAGTGGGATTCAAAATATCTGGACCAATTTTTGTGGTAACCCTTATTGCCAAGGCTATTAATGGCATATTAGGTAAAATGGTTCCTCAGATTAACCTGCTCACGGTAGGTCTGCCAGTGCAGATTTTTGTGGGCATCCTCACCCTGGCCTTGGTGGCCCCGGCCTTAATGAACCTGCTAGAAGGTATTTTTAACACCTTCCACCAAAATGTTTATATAATACTGAGAATATTTTCACCATAG
- a CDS encoding OmpA/MotB family protein, with protein sequence MKKKNKRQRKSSTPSAPFFLVTFSDLAILLLTFFILLLSMATLDKIKIVQSLGTLRDSLGVLNLGRQTEVSPVPVMVTAQMQEIEQVMMEEVTDAVQALTEAAGLEEQIEVEVEADGEGIRVTLAEELLFDRGRAEIKPAAFPILDQLATIIHQSNRNIRVEGHTDNVPVPTSRYATNWELSTARAVNVVKYFVQPRNLDPRKFVAAGYGEFKPKVPNITETNRTKNRRVEIFFEALDEESDEMREIQELLQP encoded by the coding sequence ATGAAAAAGAAGAACAAGCGTCAACGTAAGTCAAGCACACCCAGCGCACCATTTTTTCTGGTAACATTTTCTGACCTCGCTATCCTTCTGCTTACGTTCTTTATTTTGTTGCTCTCCATGGCGACTCTGGACAAGATCAAAATTGTGCAATCATTAGGAACCTTGCGGGATTCTCTTGGTGTGCTCAATCTGGGTCGCCAAACAGAAGTTTCACCTGTACCTGTAATGGTTACTGCCCAGATGCAGGAAATTGAGCAGGTAATGATGGAAGAGGTCACCGATGCTGTTCAGGCTTTGACTGAAGCCGCAGGGCTTGAAGAGCAAATTGAAGTAGAAGTTGAAGCTGACGGGGAGGGTATCCGGGTTACTTTGGCTGAAGAACTCCTCTTTGACAGGGGCCGCGCAGAAATCAAGCCGGCCGCCTTTCCGATTCTGGATCAATTAGCTACTATTATCCACCAGTCAAATCGCAATATACGGGTTGAAGGGCATACCGACAATGTTCCCGTGCCTACCTCCCGCTATGCCACAAACTGGGAGCTTTCTACTGCCCGTGCTGTCAATGTGGTCAAATACTTTGTGCAGCCCCGCAACCTGGATCCACGCAAGTTTGTCGCTGCTGGCTATGGTGAATTTAAGCCCAAGGTGCCAAATATTACTGAAACCAACCGGACAAAAAACCGGCGCGTTGAGATTTTCTTTGAAGCTTTGGATGAAGAATCGGATGAGATGCGAGAAATCCAGGAACTCCTCCAACCATAA
- the fliN gene encoding flagellar motor switch protein FliN encodes MALQRKNQLHQENEELLKKLEWYGDITFELDVELGRRAMTLREVLELKDGSIVELKKTAGESVDVMVNNQLLATSEIVVIEDSFAIRVTDIIDEDTVLQKYLQGAYQT; translated from the coding sequence GTGGCCTTGCAGCGCAAGAATCAGCTTCATCAGGAGAATGAAGAGCTTCTGAAAAAGCTAGAGTGGTATGGTGATATAACATTTGAGCTTGATGTTGAGCTTGGCCGACGGGCCATGACCCTGAGGGAAGTTTTGGAGCTCAAGGATGGCTCTATTGTAGAGTTAAAAAAGACTGCCGGTGAGTCCGTTGATGTAATGGTCAACAATCAACTTCTTGCCACTTCCGAAATTGTGGTCATTGAAGATAGCTTCGCCATCCGCGTTACTGACATTATCGATGAGGATACAGTACTGCAAAAATATTTGCAGGGAGCCTACCAGACATGA
- a CDS encoding aminodeoxychorismate synthase component I — protein MKSTEVNHQVSSQSIPDLSSWRQQLNSFGQTRTPCFFLISFDGQHSRVEPLSKLSDDIAFRFPQKTCGHNPFQPYPVKGDWCPDPLSWSMYKKIFYTIREHIFYGDTYLLNLTFSTPVKSSWSLEQMYHWARAPFMLLIKDAFICFSPERFVRIKDHQIEAFPMKGTADAWQCNAAQNLLESPKEKAEHAMVVDLLRNDLSRVANHVRVERFRFLEFIHRPQGDLLQTSSHIKGQLPCDWQNSIGDILWELLPAGSVSGTPKRKTSEIIQQVEHHNRGYFTGVFGYFDGESLDSGVLIRFVEKTSDGYLYKSGGGITWESCPHMEYQEMVNKIYVPLA, from the coding sequence ATGAAGTCCACTGAAGTGAATCATCAGGTTTCTTCTCAATCCATTCCTGACCTTTCCTCTTGGCGTCAACAACTAAACTCCTTTGGGCAAACACGTACTCCCTGTTTTTTTCTTATCAGCTTTGATGGGCAGCACAGCCGAGTAGAACCCTTGAGTAAACTGAGCGATGACATTGCTTTTCGCTTTCCTCAAAAAACATGTGGACATAACCCTTTCCAGCCATATCCAGTGAAGGGTGACTGGTGTCCAGATCCTCTTTCCTGGAGTATGTATAAAAAAATTTTTTATACAATTCGCGAGCATATATTTTATGGTGATACCTATCTTCTGAACTTGACATTTTCTACTCCGGTAAAGTCTTCATGGAGCCTTGAGCAGATGTACCATTGGGCTCGGGCACCATTTATGCTACTGATCAAAGATGCTTTTATTTGCTTTTCGCCTGAGCGTTTTGTACGCATAAAGGATCATCAAATAGAAGCCTTTCCTATGAAAGGAACAGCTGATGCCTGGCAGTGCAATGCTGCGCAAAACCTTTTGGAGTCTCCTAAGGAAAAGGCTGAACATGCTATGGTAGTCGATCTGCTACGCAATGATCTAAGTCGGGTTGCCAATCATGTGCGGGTAGAACGTTTTCGTTTTCTTGAGTTCATACATCGTCCCCAAGGCGATCTTTTGCAAACCAGTTCTCACATCAAGGGCCAACTTCCCTGCGACTGGCAAAACTCCATTGGGGATATCCTGTGGGAGTTGCTTCCCGCTGGCTCCGTCAGTGGTACCCCTAAACGCAAAACCTCTGAAATTATTCAGCAAGTGGAGCACCACAACCGGGGGTACTTCACCGGTGTTTTTGGATATTTTGACGGTGAGTCGCTTGACAGTGGCGTTCTTATCCGTTTTGTAGAAAAAACCTCAGATGGTTATCTTTACAAAAGTGGAGGTGGGATAACCTGGGAGAGTTGCCCACACATGGAGTATCAGGAAATGGTAAATAAAATCTATGTGCCTCTTGCTTGA
- a CDS encoding phospholipase D-like domain-containing protein — protein MSNVLTCHKLPYIFTAAVIAIVLLWWQPAYALPNKFSFQSAQVVPVFDDEYRYTFEQLVAHATDSIDLAIYLFKTDSDYRNSAAMLQESLILAAKRGVNVRVLFDLPDDPESFLYRSNLDTAKGLYFFGIDSYFDSAARMHSKMLVVDNRWTLMGSHNYTVSAMRYNRETSVLIDSETFAAESRQWISELVDTSASLEEILVLQR, from the coding sequence ATGTCGAATGTATTGACCTGTCATAAACTGCCTTACATTTTTACTGCCGCAGTAATAGCGATTGTGCTGCTGTGGTGGCAACCGGCTTATGCTTTGCCGAATAAATTTTCTTTTCAAAGCGCCCAGGTGGTACCTGTCTTTGATGATGAGTATAGGTATACTTTCGAGCAGTTAGTTGCTCATGCCACTGACTCAATTGATCTTGCAATATATCTTTTTAAAACTGACAGCGATTACCGAAATTCTGCTGCCATGCTGCAAGAGTCGCTGATACTTGCGGCTAAACGGGGAGTGAATGTGCGGGTACTCTTTGACCTGCCTGATGACCCGGAGAGTTTTCTCTATCGCTCTAATCTCGATACGGCCAAAGGGCTGTACTTTTTTGGAATAGACAGCTACTTTGACAGCGCAGCTCGCATGCACTCAAAAATGCTTGTTGTTGACAACCGATGGACCCTGATGGGGAGTCATAACTACACTGTCAGTGCAATGCGCTATAATCGGGAGACCTCAGTTCTAATTGACAGTGAGACTTTTGCCGCTGAATCAAGACAATGGATTAGTGAGTTAGTAGACACATCCGCAAGTCTGGAAGAAATTTTGGTGCTGCAAAGGTAA
- a CDS encoding flagellar basal body-associated FliL family protein, whose translation MAVEDKEEKESAPPEGGGKKSKKLIIILIIVLLVLLLGGAAAYFFLRSPATPPPQQTSDPGTPQQIEDSAEIGTMYPLETFIVNLSDPLGKRYLRVTMQLEMDNSRLARELDRRQPQLRDAILTILASKKFDDISTQQGKTRLRNEIVSRTNAFLTSGSIRRVFFTEFVVQ comes from the coding sequence ATGGCTGTAGAAGATAAAGAAGAGAAAGAAAGTGCACCACCGGAGGGTGGTGGCAAAAAATCAAAAAAACTAATTATCATATTAATTATTGTGCTGCTCGTCTTGCTGTTGGGGGGAGCGGCAGCATATTTCTTCCTCCGCTCACCAGCCACACCTCCTCCACAGCAAACCAGCGATCCAGGTACACCGCAGCAAATTGAAGACAGTGCAGAGATAGGTACCATGTATCCTCTGGAAACATTCATTGTCAATCTATCAGACCCACTGGGGAAAAGGTACCTGAGAGTCACCATGCAGCTGGAAATGGATAACTCTCGACTCGCTCGTGAGCTTGATCGACGCCAGCCTCAGCTGCGGGATGCCATCCTTACGATATTGGCTTCCAAAAAATTTGATGATATTTCCACCCAACAGGGTAAAACGCGTTTACGTAATGAGATAGTGTCTCGCACTAATGCTTTTCTCACCAGTGGAAGCATTCGTCGGGTATTTTTTACCGAATTCGTGGTGCAATAA
- the fliP gene encoding flagellar type III secretion system pore protein FliP (The bacterial flagellar biogenesis protein FliP forms a type III secretion system (T3SS)-type pore required for flagellar assembly.): protein MMMENKSLVLPSWPFALRFLLSLGLLLFLAITASAQEQIPLPVITFGVDSSDNPSDIAVTLQIIFLITILTLAPSILMLMTSFVLILIVLSFLRQAMGTMQSPPNQVLVSLALFLTFYIMMPTFQQINENALQPYLSNDIGTEQALQNAADPLAEFMMKHTREKDLALFVHFSGAERPETREDISFFTLVPAFVISELKTAFQMGFMIFIPFLIIDMVVASTLMSMGMMMLPPAMISMPFKVILFVLVDGWNLVMSSLLRSFLER from the coding sequence ATGATGATGGAAAATAAGAGCCTTGTATTGCCGTCGTGGCCCTTCGCCCTGCGCTTTTTGTTAAGCTTGGGGCTATTGTTGTTTTTAGCCATTACTGCCAGTGCCCAGGAACAGATTCCTTTGCCCGTTATCACCTTTGGGGTAGACTCATCCGATAACCCCTCAGATATTGCTGTAACTCTGCAGATTATTTTTCTTATCACCATCCTCACACTGGCACCGTCAATTTTAATGCTCATGACCTCATTTGTGCTCATTTTGATTGTACTTAGTTTTCTGCGACAGGCCATGGGCACCATGCAGTCTCCACCGAACCAGGTTTTGGTAAGTCTTGCCTTGTTTTTGACCTTCTACATCATGATGCCAACATTTCAGCAAATTAATGAAAATGCCCTTCAACCATATCTAAGCAATGATATTGGCACTGAACAGGCTCTGCAAAATGCGGCAGATCCTTTGGCAGAGTTTATGATGAAGCATACTCGGGAAAAGGACCTGGCTCTCTTTGTTCATTTTAGCGGCGCTGAGCGCCCAGAGACCCGAGAGGATATTTCTTTTTTTACTCTGGTACCCGCATTTGTTATCAGTGAGCTTAAGACCGCATTTCAGATGGGGTTTATGATTTTTATCCCGTTTTTGATTATTGACATGGTTGTGGCCAGTACGCTGATGAGCATGGGTATGATGATGCTGCCACCCGCTATGATCAGCATGCCTTTCAAAGTTATACTTTTTGTCCTCGTGGATGGATGGAACCTGGTGATGTCGAGCCTGTTGCGTAGTTTTCTGGAGCGCTAG
- a CDS encoding sigma-54-dependent transcriptional regulator codes for MTGDSEKIVLVVDDEKNIQIVLQHALNNDFCVYLASCASEAFEILERQRVDMIFMDITMPGMSGLEALERINELYQLPVVIMTAHTGMQSVIDAMKLSAYEFITKPFEISQIRELATRITSQQTRSKTPDKPVSDQMSFEKIIGSSMAMREVFKLIGKVAPTKVTVLIEGESGTGKELVARVIHQNSLCADKPFVPVNLAAIPRELMESEFFGHERGAFTGATDQRKGLFREAQGGTLFLDELAHMPLDLQSKLLRVLQEGEVSPVGSSRIYHVDTRIVAATNRNLLEMVRKNQFREDLYYRLNVFSLRLPPLRERMEDLEEILEFFLYRYSQEYRLPQKPVLPEAMVKLRTYDWPGNVRELENIARRGLLLSNTPYLTAEDFPLGSDDEASARQYPQTLHQIIRSHALPHLQAMMENGAGNLHQLIIGSAEKSLYEIVIEYTRGNQVSTANILGVNRNTVRKKVQEYNIDLSLYRKRREQD; via the coding sequence ATGACCGGGGACAGTGAAAAAATCGTACTGGTAGTTGATGATGAAAAAAACATCCAGATTGTACTCCAGCATGCCCTGAACAACGACTTTTGTGTGTATCTTGCATCCTGTGCCAGCGAGGCTTTTGAGATTTTAGAGCGCCAGCGCGTTGATATGATTTTTATGGATATTACCATGCCTGGTATGAGTGGTCTCGAAGCACTGGAGCGCATAAATGAGCTTTACCAGCTTCCAGTGGTAATTATGACGGCTCATACCGGGATGCAAAGTGTCATTGATGCCATGAAGCTATCCGCTTACGAATTTATCACGAAGCCCTTTGAGATATCTCAGATTCGCGAACTGGCTACTCGCATTACCAGCCAGCAGACTCGGTCAAAAACTCCGGATAAGCCGGTATCAGACCAAATGTCTTTTGAGAAAATTATTGGTTCATCCATGGCCATGCGTGAAGTTTTCAAGCTCATTGGCAAGGTTGCACCTACCAAGGTGACCGTTCTTATTGAAGGAGAGTCGGGAACAGGTAAAGAGCTGGTTGCACGGGTCATTCACCAAAACTCTCTTTGTGCCGACAAACCATTTGTTCCGGTTAACCTTGCCGCTATTCCCCGGGAGCTTATGGAAAGTGAGTTTTTTGGTCACGAGCGCGGCGCTTTTACCGGTGCCACTGACCAGCGTAAGGGTCTTTTTCGCGAGGCCCAGGGTGGCACCCTCTTCTTGGATGAATTGGCCCATATGCCACTTGACTTACAGTCAAAACTCCTGCGAGTCCTGCAGGAAGGAGAGGTTTCACCAGTAGGAAGCTCTCGAATATATCATGTAGATACACGTATCGTGGCAGCTACCAATCGAAATTTGCTGGAGATGGTGCGTAAAAATCAGTTTCGTGAAGACCTCTACTACCGTCTCAATGTTTTCAGCCTGCGTCTGCCACCTCTACGGGAGCGCATGGAGGACCTAGAGGAGATACTAGAATTTTTTCTTTATCGCTATAGTCAAGAGTATCGCCTGCCCCAAAAGCCTGTACTGCCGGAAGCCATGGTGAAATTGCGCACCTACGATTGGCCCGGCAATGTTAGAGAGCTTGAGAATATTGCCAGGCGAGGGTTGCTGCTGTCCAATACACCTTATCTTACTGCAGAGGATTTTCCTTTGGGCTCCGATGATGAAGCATCAGCAAGGCAATATCCGCAGACATTGCACCAGATAATCCGCTCCCATGCTCTGCCACACTTACAGGCAATGATGGAAAATGGTGCTGGCAACTTGCATCAGTTGATCATTGGTAGCGCGGAAAAAAGTCTCTATGAGATTGTTATTGAGTACACCCGGGGCAATCAGGTAAGCACAGCCAACATACTGGGTGTTAACCGTAACACTGTTCGCAAAAAGGTCCAGGAGTATAATATTGACCTGAGCCTTTATCGTAAGCGTCGGGAGCAAGATTGA